A window from Solanum stenotomum isolate F172 chromosome 5, ASM1918654v1, whole genome shotgun sequence encodes these proteins:
- the LOC125864021 gene encoding uncharacterized protein LOC125864021, with protein MAQNNSCRKRPNILITGTPDTRKTTTTATLAVVIELHHINIGDFANEENLTNDWDDTFDCYYINEDLLQREQSLSAPIRFRKQGFLQIELVNCQFYQSFYVQTNQYFLKDCNAIMNGVFHM; from the exons ATGGCGCAAAATAACAGTTGTCGTAAGAGACCTAATATACTTATCACCGGAACTCCAGACACAAGGAAGACGACTACAACGGCTACCCTGGCGGTGGTGATCGAGCTCCACCACATCAACATCGGCGATTTCGCTAATGAGGAAAACTTGACGAACGACTGGGATGACACATTCGATTGCTACTACATCAACGAAGACCTA TTGCAAAGGGAGCAAAGCCTATCTGCTCCAATTCGATTTCGCAAGCAGGGTTTTCTCCAGATTGAACTGGTTAATTGTCAATTTTATCAAAGTTTTTATGTGCAAACCAATCAGTACTTCTTGAAGGATTGTAATGCCATTATGAATGGTGTTTTTCATAtgtga